Proteins from a genomic interval of Papaver somniferum cultivar HN1 chromosome 4, ASM357369v1, whole genome shotgun sequence:
- the LOC113271729 gene encoding ATP synthase subunit gamma, mitochondrial-like, with protein sequence MAMAALRREGKRLAPLISPRSIDTALTRSSLISEELAPFGARSISTQIVRNRMKSVKNIQKITKAMKMVAASKLRAIQVKAENSRGLWQPFTALLGDSSTVDVKKNVIVTVSSDKGLCGGINSTSVKVSKGIYRMNAGPDKESKYVVVGEKAKAQLIRDSKNDIDLSISELQKNPLNYTQVSVLADDILKNVEYDALRIVFNKFQSVVAFIPTMATVLSPEIVEREAASGGLLGALDSYEIEGGDTKAEVLMNLTEFQFSCTLFNAVLENACSEQGARMSAMDSSSRNAGDMLDRLTLTYNRTRQASITTELIEIISGASALTG encoded by the exons ATGGCGATGGCTGCACTTAGAAGAGAAGGAAAACGTTTAGCACCTTTGATCTCTCCTAGATCCATCGATACTGCTCTTACCAGATCTTCACTCATTTCTGA GGAGCTGGCCCCCTTTGGAGCCCGTTCTATTTCAACTCAAATAG TCAGAAATCGGATGAAGAGTGTTAAGAACATCCAGAAAATCACCAAGGCAATGAAGATGGTTGCAGCCTCAAAGTTACGAGCAATTCAAGTTAAAGCAGAAAATTCACGTGGCCTCTGGCAGCCATTTACTGCACTTCTTGGAGATTCTTCCA CCGTTGACGTGAAGAAGAATGTGATTGTCACTGTTTCTTCCGACAAAGGTCTTTGTGGTGGAATCAATTCCACATCCGTCAAAGTGAGCAAAGGAATTTACAGGATGAATGCTG GTCCTGATAAAGAATCAAAATACGTTGTTGTGGGAGAGAAGGCGAAGGCCCAACTCATCCGTGACTCGAAGAATGATATTGATTTATCAATATCTGAGTTGCAGAAAAACCCTCTAAATTACACCCAG GTTTCTGTTCTTGCAGATGACATTTTAAAGAATGTCGAGTACGATGCATTGAGAATTGTTTTTAACAAGTTTCAATCAGTTGTAGCTTTTATCCCAACAATGGCTACTGTTTTATCTCCCGAG ATTGTGGAAAGAGAGGCTGCATCCGGAGGCTTACTTGGAGCTCTGGATTCCTATGAAATTGAAGGCGGTGATACAAAAGCAGAAGTGCTTATGAATCTCACCGAGTTCCAATTTTCTTGT ACACTATTTAATGCAGTCTTAGAGAACGCCTGCAGTGAGCAAGGGGCAAGGATGTCTGCCATGGACAGTTCCAGCAGGAATGCTGGAGACATGCTTGATCGTCTGACTCTTACCTATAAcag AACCCGTCAAGCATCAATCACTACTGAACTTATTGAGATTATTTCTGGAGCGTCAGCATTGACAGGCTAA